AGCCAAAAGCCTAAACTGCCTGACTACCAACGGTCTTGGAATGCTCTTTTGGCAGGCCGTGCTGGCTTTTGAAATATGGACAAACACAACAGCCCCCGTTGAAATTATGCGAAAAGCGCTGCTTGAGGTTTATGAAAAAAACGTAGGGAAGTAAAGGAGTACCGGCCCTGTTTATCCTTTCTTTTGCCGAATCTGCCTCTTTACCGATTTATTTTTTTGGTCCCGGGATTAAATCACGGATAGAAAAATCTTTTCATACTATAGGTTATTCCGTTATAATAACAGCTATACTTATAATCTTAATAATAAAGTTGGTATAGAGATGAACGAAAGAAAAAAGAAAGTATCAGTAATAGGTGCAGGTAATGTTGGTGCAACAACGGCACAACTATTAGCGGCGGGAGGTTTTTGCGATGTTGTGCTATTTGACATTGTTGATGGAATGCCACAGGGCAAAGCTCTTGATATTGCAGAGGCGTGCCCTTTGTGGAATTCATCGGCCGCTGTGACCGGCACTAACGATTACGCAATGATTGAAGGCTCTGACATTGTTACCGTGACCGCTGGAATGGCAAGAAAACCAGGTATGTCAAGAGATGACCTGTTAAAAATTAATGCAGACATCATAAGCGGTGTTGCCGGTGAGATATTAAAACATGCCCCCGACTCAATAGTCATTGTAGTGACAAACCCAATGGATGTTATGGCGCACCTTGTGCTAAAGACAACCGGTTTTAACTCCAGCCGTGTGATGGGCATGGGGGGGGTGCTGGACGCTGCCAGGTTCTGCTCTTTTGTTGCAGCGGAACTTAAAGTATCACCTGAGGTTATAACCTCTATGTTACTGGGCGGACACGGAGATCAGATGGTGCCGCTTCCACGCTTTACCACTGTCAGAGGCATACCGGTTACAGAATTATTACCGGCTGAAAAAATAGAGGCAATTGTGGAGCGCACCAGAAACGGAGGCGCTGAAATCGTAGCGTTACTGAAAACCGGAAGTGCCTACTATGCCCCTGCAGCTTCTATATATGAGATGATTAAATCCATTGTGCTTGATGAAAAGAAAGTGCTTCCGGTTTCGTGCTGTCTTGAGGGACAATATGCAGTGGACCACGTCTATGCCGGTGTTCCCGCTGTATTAGGTAAAAGCGGGGTTGAGGCAATCATTGAACTTAACCTCAACGATGTTGAAAAAAGCGCCTTTATGAAATCAGTCAATGCCGTAAGAAATCTTGTTAATTCACTAAGTTAGTTATAATAAGTTAATTCGTTATTTAACACCTTTTATATTTGCGAGGGGTTAAAACAGAGATAAAATGAAATTAAAAGATGATGAGCTTAAAGCTTAAATGGATAGTAATGGCTAAAACTATCCATAAGATAATTCACGGTGACAGCAGACAAATGACCCTTTTGACGGACAATTCAGTCCATTTGGTCATTACATCTCCCCCGTACTGGCAATTAAAAGACTATGGAACTGATGATCAAATAGGCTTTCAAGAAAGCTATGAAAGCTATATCAACAATCTGAATCTTGTCTGGAAGGAATGTAGCAGAGTATTACACCCAGGGTGTCGGCTTTGTATTAATATCGGTGACCAATTCGCACGGTCAGTTTATTATGGGCGGTATAAAGTGATACCGATAAGAACAGAGATAATAAAATTCTGTGAAACTATTGGGTTTGACTATATGGGGGCTGTAATTTGGCAGAAAGTCACCACCTGCAATACAACCGGCGGGGCTACGATAATGGGCAGTTTCCCATATCCCAGAAATGGTATTTTGAAACTTGATTATGAGTTTATTCTGCTTTTCAAAAAACAGGGCACTGCGCCGGTTCCGACAAAGGAGCAAAAAGAACTTTCGATAATAACAAAAGATGATTGGAATACTTATTTCTCAGGGCACTGGTACTTTTCAGGGGCAAAGCAGGACAGGCACATTGCTATGTTTCCTGAAGAATTGCCGGCCAGATTGATAAAAATGTTTTCTTTTTCCGGTGAAACGGTTTTTGACCCATTTCTTGGCAGTGGTACAACTGTACTTGCCGCCCATAATCTAGGACGTAATTCAGTCGGATATGAAATCAAT
Above is a window of Nitrospirae bacterium YQR-1 DNA encoding:
- the mdh gene encoding malate dehydrogenase; its protein translation is MNERKKKVSVIGAGNVGATTAQLLAAGGFCDVVLFDIVDGMPQGKALDIAEACPLWNSSAAVTGTNDYAMIEGSDIVTVTAGMARKPGMSRDDLLKINADIISGVAGEILKHAPDSIVIVVTNPMDVMAHLVLKTTGFNSSRVMGMGGVLDAARFCSFVAAELKVSPEVITSMLLGGHGDQMVPLPRFTTVRGIPVTELLPAEKIEAIVERTRNGGAEIVALLKTGSAYYAPAASIYEMIKSIVLDEKKVLPVSCCLEGQYAVDHVYAGVPAVLGKSGVEAIIELNLNDVEKSAFMKSVNAVRNLVNSLS
- a CDS encoding thermonuclease family protein, which codes for MTLLTDNSVHLVITSPPYWQLKDYGTDDQIGFQESYESYINNLNLVWKECSRVLHPGCRLCINIGDQFARSVYYGRYKVIPIRTEIIKFCETIGFDYMGAVIWQKVTTCNTTGGATIMGSFPYPRNGILKLDYEFILLFKKQGTAPVPTKEQKELSIITKDDWNTYFSGHWYFSGAKQDRHIAMFPEELPARLIKMFSFSGETVFDPFLGSGTTVLAAHNLGRNSVGYEINSDFLSTIKDKLKIGQLNLTDAEYMFLEDRVITDHHKEIEKLPYIFKDPHKLDKKTDLKKLQFGSKIDKHSGEREAYYSVARVISPVFVKLNNDLVVRLIGVKEKKSAIGQAIKFLLEKTKGQKVFMKFDEQKYDKQNNMLCYLYLRNKTFINAHIVKEGLVDVDVDFHFKYRDKFLKLRSQNG